In Microbacterium binotii, one DNA window encodes the following:
- a CDS encoding signal peptidase I, translating to MLGAACIAVFLLALLTGVRPVVVISGSMAPGIPVGSVVFTQEVSARDIVVGDIVTVQRPRDLGLVTHRVVEATPVGGEGASLVLRGDANETDDPQPYEVATVGKYLFHIVGLGYITLALQSGSGWFIIGGVAVFLLGLFVLDPGRLGTTRAPGEQRESGGVVEETRASRKAGT from the coding sequence GTGCTCGGTGCTGCGTGCATCGCGGTGTTCCTTCTCGCGCTCTTGACCGGAGTGCGACCGGTCGTCGTAATCTCCGGGTCGATGGCTCCAGGCATCCCGGTCGGATCGGTCGTGTTCACACAGGAGGTGTCCGCCAGGGACATCGTCGTGGGGGACATCGTCACGGTCCAGAGGCCGAGAGATCTCGGGTTGGTGACGCACCGCGTGGTCGAGGCGACACCGGTCGGCGGCGAAGGAGCATCGCTGGTTCTGCGCGGCGACGCGAACGAGACAGATGATCCGCAGCCGTATGAGGTCGCGACGGTCGGCAAGTATCTGTTCCACATCGTCGGTTTGGGGTACATCACCCTCGCACTCCAGAGCGGAAGCGGCTGGTTCATCATCGGCGGCGTCGCCGTCTTCCTCCTCGGACTGTTCGTCCTCGACCCGGGACGGCTCGGTACCACGCGTGCGCCGGGTGAGCAGAGGGAATCGGGTGGCGTCGTCGAGGAGACGCGCGCGAGCCGCAAGGCGGGAACGTGA
- a CDS encoding winged helix-turn-helix transcriptional regulator, with protein MVSFVKLQALPEGLFTHACPTRTVLDHVMSRWGVLVLSALVGGTLRWSELRRAVDGISEKMLASTLRQLTADGFVERESFPTVPPHVEYRLTDRGRDLMARMLPLLEWIAVNADDIVAGESEPATA; from the coding sequence ATGGTGAGTTTTGTGAAATTACAGGCCCTGCCCGAGGGATTGTTCACGCACGCGTGCCCCACGAGAACGGTGCTCGACCACGTGATGAGCCGGTGGGGCGTGCTCGTGCTCTCGGCGCTCGTGGGCGGAACGCTCCGTTGGAGCGAGCTTCGACGCGCCGTCGACGGCATCAGCGAGAAGATGCTCGCATCGACGCTGCGTCAGCTCACCGCGGACGGCTTCGTCGAGCGGGAGTCGTTTCCCACGGTGCCGCCCCACGTCGAGTACCGGTTGACTGATCGGGGCCGGGACCTCATGGCGCGCATGCTGCCGCTGCTGGAGTGGATCGCCGTCAACGCCGACGACATCGTGGCGGGGGAGTCGGAGCCGGCCACGGCGTAG
- a CDS encoding helix-turn-helix transcriptional regulator → MLSAVLDDPVEASRLVDELVARGAHIGGGLDVLHRTALLDRLAGPVPTGAWPSIAAWDDPADEDIDAFLVGGVIFHRRRGDLVEAAAFADSLRERLEHRPVGDRVDTDALMRAEIALTEVLRGRFREAAREAERALRIAGREHRRLRRHLLAVLALAHAAGGELNAAADAIARAEKILAGSGWLVRVDDERLLLARALMAVERADPGAGRLLSRLSDDVLDELWPLLLLARARWTLSRDDGEAAAQLLDEAVPSSRIVMPGSLGWDVLRSQRFLLRALLGKDPEGDGMILEETRDSPLSFCALLAMEATHAVAVRHAQRLLDDGELGAATRAELLLILSTKTQGIPAQAALQEAAEIVQRERLERLRLVYRDVDQTPTRGGGSRQPVSRSGAVLSRRERVVLARIAEGDTVEEAAATLRVSANTVKTQLKSIYRRLGVASRTEAIAEAARRGIIDRVNERPDPR, encoded by the coding sequence TTGCTGAGCGCCGTGCTCGACGATCCCGTCGAGGCCTCTCGACTCGTCGACGAGCTGGTCGCGCGCGGCGCGCATATCGGCGGAGGTCTCGATGTTCTGCATCGCACAGCGCTGCTCGACAGGCTCGCCGGCCCGGTGCCGACAGGGGCGTGGCCTTCGATCGCTGCGTGGGATGACCCGGCGGATGAGGACATCGATGCGTTCCTGGTGGGAGGGGTGATCTTTCACCGTCGCCGCGGAGATCTCGTCGAGGCGGCGGCATTCGCAGACTCGCTGCGCGAGCGGCTCGAGCACAGGCCGGTCGGCGATCGAGTCGACACCGACGCTCTCATGCGAGCGGAGATCGCCCTCACCGAGGTGCTGCGGGGTCGATTCCGGGAGGCTGCCCGCGAAGCTGAGCGCGCCTTGCGGATTGCGGGAAGGGAACACCGCCGACTCCGGCGTCATCTCCTGGCGGTCCTCGCGCTCGCCCACGCAGCGGGCGGAGAGCTGAACGCCGCCGCTGATGCGATCGCGAGAGCTGAGAAGATCCTCGCAGGAAGCGGCTGGCTGGTGCGCGTCGATGACGAGCGGTTGCTTCTCGCCCGCGCGCTGATGGCGGTGGAACGGGCTGATCCCGGCGCCGGTCGTCTGCTCTCCCGCTTGAGCGACGATGTGCTCGACGAGTTGTGGCCTCTGCTCCTGCTCGCTCGGGCGCGATGGACGCTCAGCCGCGACGATGGAGAGGCTGCGGCGCAGCTGCTGGACGAAGCCGTTCCCAGCTCGCGCATCGTGATGCCGGGCTCGCTCGGATGGGATGTCTTGCGAAGTCAGCGATTCCTTCTTCGCGCTCTTCTGGGCAAGGATCCGGAAGGCGACGGCATGATCCTCGAGGAGACTCGCGACTCCCCGCTGTCGTTCTGCGCACTGCTGGCGATGGAGGCAACGCACGCGGTGGCGGTCCGCCATGCGCAACGACTCCTCGACGACGGCGAGCTCGGAGCGGCGACGCGCGCGGAGCTTCTCCTCATCCTCTCGACGAAGACGCAAGGCATCCCCGCACAAGCAGCCCTCCAGGAAGCGGCCGAGATCGTGCAGCGCGAGCGGTTGGAGAGACTGCGTCTCGTCTATCGCGATGTCGACCAGACACCGACACGAGGAGGCGGATCGCGCCAACCGGTCTCGCGGTCCGGAGCCGTCCTCAGCCGGCGTGAGCGGGTCGTTCTCGCTCGGATCGCGGAGGGTGACACGGTGGAGGAAGCTGCTGCGACGCTTCGCGTCAGCGCGAACACCGTGAAGACACAGCTCAAGTCGATCTATCGGCGTCTCGGGGTCGCATCGCGAACCGAGGCGATCGCTGAGGCGGCGCGGCGAGGCATCATCGACAGGGTCAACGAACGCCCCGATCCGCGCTGA
- a CDS encoding YhgE/Pip family protein → MKVPAMITAELRRLTSTKMSVIALIALMCVPVLYGGLYLWANQDPYGRLDQVPVGLVVLDAGVTENGETTNYGDEVADNLVKDGTFDWQRMSAEGAQDALKHGAVDFTVTIPADFSDALQSAAGTSPRQAGLELSTNDANNYLASTIGSQAIEKIRASVAKLVGTQAANRLLTAISDIRGNLVTAADGASQLADGAASALAGSQKLGDGASQLADGTAQLSSGASQLAGGASQLADGASQVAAGTATLDGYADRAASASQGLVNDLPAIRSAIADELAARGLTPDEIDAVLARLDTLGGDVSSANDRVQSAVSQIDRLNAGAAQVSQGAASLASGAAQLADGAASAADGAAALRDGTGTLTSGLAQLDDGADQLSSGLADGVAQIPDSDAALREKQADTIADPVDVESSKVAAAADYGAGLAPFFASLAGWIGIYALFLIVKPISRRAVTALHSPVRITLAGWLTPGLLGGIQMIALFGVLSLALGFTFANPLATLGIMVLASLTYAAIILALNVWFGSVGQFLGLVLMVLQLVTAGGTFPWQTLPAPLTGLHHVLPMGFVVDAMRQLMYGGDIARIGSDITVLLTWMLGALVLAALGVTRMTHKRTLRDLAPSLIG, encoded by the coding sequence ATGAAGGTTCCCGCGATGATCACGGCGGAACTGCGCCGACTGACGTCCACGAAGATGTCGGTCATCGCCCTGATCGCCCTCATGTGCGTGCCGGTGCTCTACGGCGGCCTGTACCTGTGGGCCAACCAGGATCCGTACGGCCGCCTCGACCAGGTGCCCGTCGGTCTCGTCGTGCTGGATGCGGGCGTGACCGAGAACGGCGAGACCACGAACTACGGCGACGAGGTCGCGGACAACCTCGTGAAGGACGGCACGTTCGACTGGCAGCGGATGAGCGCCGAGGGCGCCCAGGACGCCCTGAAGCACGGCGCCGTGGACTTCACCGTCACGATCCCGGCCGACTTCTCCGACGCCCTGCAGTCGGCTGCCGGGACCTCGCCGCGCCAGGCGGGGCTGGAGCTGTCGACCAACGACGCGAACAACTACCTCGCCTCCACGATCGGCTCCCAGGCGATCGAGAAGATCCGCGCCTCGGTGGCCAAGCTGGTCGGCACCCAGGCCGCGAACCGTCTGTTGACGGCGATCAGCGACATCCGGGGCAATCTCGTCACCGCGGCCGACGGCGCCTCCCAGCTGGCCGACGGCGCAGCATCCGCTCTGGCAGGATCCCAGAAGCTCGGCGACGGCGCCTCCCAGCTCGCCGACGGGACGGCCCAGCTCTCCTCCGGCGCCTCCCAACTCGCCGGCGGAGCGTCGCAGCTCGCCGACGGCGCGAGCCAGGTGGCGGCGGGCACGGCGACGCTCGACGGATACGCCGACCGCGCGGCCTCGGCATCGCAGGGCCTGGTGAACGATCTGCCCGCCATCCGCTCCGCGATCGCCGACGAGCTCGCCGCGCGCGGGCTCACTCCCGACGAGATCGACGCCGTGCTCGCGCGACTCGACACCCTCGGCGGCGACGTGTCGTCCGCGAACGACCGGGTGCAGTCCGCCGTGAGTCAGATCGACCGGCTGAACGCCGGCGCTGCGCAGGTGTCGCAGGGAGCGGCGAGTCTTGCGAGCGGGGCGGCGCAGCTCGCCGACGGCGCAGCGTCCGCGGCCGACGGTGCGGCCGCGCTCCGCGACGGCACCGGCACGCTCACCTCTGGTCTGGCCCAGCTGGACGACGGCGCGGATCAGCTCTCGAGCGGGCTCGCCGACGGCGTGGCGCAGATCCCCGACTCCGACGCGGCGCTGCGCGAAAAGCAGGCCGACACGATCGCCGATCCCGTGGATGTGGAATCGAGCAAGGTCGCGGCGGCGGCGGACTACGGCGCGGGGCTCGCCCCCTTCTTCGCCTCGCTCGCGGGCTGGATCGGCATCTACGCGCTGTTCCTGATCGTGAAGCCGATCTCGCGCCGGGCGGTCACGGCGCTGCACTCCCCCGTCCGCATCACCCTGGCGGGGTGGCTGACACCGGGACTTCTGGGCGGCATCCAGATGATCGCGTTGTTCGGCGTGCTGTCGCTCGCGCTCGGCTTCACGTTCGCGAACCCGCTCGCGACGCTCGGCATCATGGTGCTCGCCTCGCTGACGTACGCGGCGATCATCCTGGCGCTGAACGTGTGGTTCGGGTCGGTCGGCCAGTTCCTGGGTCTCGTGCTCATGGTCCTGCAGCTCGTGACGGCGGGCGGGACGTTCCCATGGCAGACGCTCCCGGCACCGCTGACGGGGCTGCATCACGTGCTGCCGATGGGCTTCGTCGTCGACGCGATGAGACAGCTCATGTACGGCGGTGACATCGCCCGGATCGGCAGCGACATCACCGTGCTCCTCACCTGGATGCTGGGCGCCCTGGTGCTCGCCGCGCTGGGTGTCACACGGATGACGCACAAGCGCACCCTCCGCGACCTGGCCCCCTCCCTCATCGGCTAG
- the argG gene encoding argininosuccinate synthase, translating to MSKVLQSLPVGERVGIAFSGGLDTSVAVAWMRDKGAVPCTYTGDLGQPDEDDIASIPGRALQYGAEVSRLVDCKTALVEEGFVALACGAFHIRSGGRTYFNTTPLGRAVTGTLLVRAMKEDGVDIWGDGSTYKGNDIERFYRYGLLANPALRIYKPWLDADFVTELGGRKEMSEWLVAHDFPYRDSAEKAYSTDANIWGATHEAKTLEHLDVSLETVEPIMGVRFWDPAVEIATEDVTVTFERGRPVALNGVEYTDPVELVFEANRIGGRHGLGMSDQIENRIIEAKSRGIYEAPGMALLFIAYERLVNAILNEDTLATYHEQGRRLGRLMYEGRWLEPQSLMLRESIQKWVGSSITGEVTLRLRRGEDYSVLDTTAPHMSYGPEKLSMERVGDAAFGPTDRIGQLTMRNLDIQDSRARLEQYAGLGLIGGATGALMGELRRGAADEIVEHAEPYDAEREDLAEATDAVNEASAFDSGTD from the coding sequence ATGTCCAAGGTCCTGCAGTCCCTGCCCGTCGGCGAGCGCGTCGGCATCGCGTTCTCCGGAGGCCTCGACACCTCCGTCGCCGTCGCGTGGATGCGCGACAAGGGCGCCGTACCCTGCACCTACACGGGAGACCTCGGCCAGCCCGACGAGGACGACATCGCGTCGATCCCGGGCCGTGCACTGCAGTACGGCGCGGAGGTCTCGCGGCTGGTCGACTGCAAGACCGCGCTGGTCGAGGAGGGCTTCGTGGCGCTCGCCTGCGGCGCCTTCCACATCCGCAGCGGCGGACGCACCTACTTCAACACGACGCCCCTCGGCCGTGCGGTGACGGGGACCCTCCTGGTTCGCGCCATGAAGGAGGACGGCGTCGACATCTGGGGCGACGGTTCCACCTACAAGGGCAACGACATCGAGCGGTTCTACCGCTACGGCCTGCTCGCCAACCCCGCGCTGCGCATCTACAAGCCGTGGCTGGATGCGGACTTCGTCACCGAGCTGGGTGGTCGCAAGGAGATGAGCGAGTGGCTCGTCGCGCATGACTTCCCGTACCGTGACAGCGCCGAGAAGGCGTACTCGACCGACGCGAACATCTGGGGCGCGACGCACGAGGCCAAGACGCTCGAGCACCTCGACGTGTCGCTGGAGACCGTGGAGCCCATCATGGGCGTGCGGTTCTGGGACCCGGCCGTGGAGATCGCCACGGAGGACGTGACGGTCACCTTCGAGCGCGGGCGCCCCGTCGCCCTCAACGGCGTCGAGTACACCGATCCGGTCGAGCTCGTGTTCGAGGCGAACCGCATCGGCGGACGTCACGGCCTGGGCATGAGCGACCAGATCGAGAACCGCATCATCGAGGCCAAGTCGCGCGGCATCTACGAGGCGCCCGGCATGGCGCTGCTGTTCATCGCCTACGAGCGTCTCGTCAACGCGATCCTCAACGAGGACACCCTCGCGACATACCACGAGCAGGGACGCCGTCTCGGCCGCCTGATGTACGAGGGGCGCTGGCTGGAGCCGCAGTCGCTCATGCTGCGCGAGTCGATCCAGAAATGGGTCGGATCCTCCATCACGGGCGAGGTGACCCTGCGTCTGCGCCGCGGCGAGGACTACTCGGTGCTCGACACGACCGCTCCCCACATGTCCTACGGACCGGAGAAGCTGTCGATGGAGCGCGTGGGCGACGCGGCGTTCGGGCCCACCGACCGCATCGGGCAGCTCACGATGCGCAACCTGGACATCCAGGACTCGCGCGCACGTCTCGAGCAGTACGCGGGTCTGGGGCTCATCGGCGGCGCGACCGGCGCGCTGATGGGCGAGCTGCGGCGCGGTGCCGCGGACGAGATCGTCGAGCACGCGGAGCCCTACGACGCCGAGCGCGAGGATCTCGCCGAGGCGACGGATGCGGTCAACGAGGCCTCCGCTTTCGACTCCGGAACCGACTGA
- a CDS encoding SDR family oxidoreductase: protein MTVLVTAASGHLGRLIVESLLARGVAASDVVAGSRSLDKVADLAERGVRTAVVDYDAPETLDAAFAGIDRVVLVSGSEVGKRLAQHQAVIDAAVAAKVGGLIYTSLYHATTSPLPLAAEHVATEEALAASGLPHTILRNNWYIENYAQDVARAAESGVIAAAVADGKVAAAARADFAEAAAVVATDDAYLGRVLELAGDVAFGYADLAAAATEIHGRDVTYVALSEEHLLEALRGAGLDEGTAGFVAALDAGIAAGALDSQDHTLSQLIGRPTTSLVEGLRAAL, encoded by the coding sequence ATGACCGTTCTCGTCACCGCCGCCAGCGGACACCTCGGCCGCCTCATCGTCGAAAGCCTGCTCGCCCGCGGCGTCGCCGCATCCGACGTCGTCGCAGGCTCCCGCAGCCTCGACAAGGTCGCCGACCTCGCCGAGCGCGGCGTGCGCACCGCCGTCGTCGACTACGACGCACCCGAAACCCTCGACGCCGCATTCGCCGGGATCGACCGCGTCGTGCTCGTCTCGGGCTCCGAGGTGGGCAAGCGTCTCGCCCAGCACCAGGCGGTCATCGACGCCGCCGTGGCCGCGAAGGTCGGGGGGCTGATCTACACGAGCCTCTACCACGCGACGACGAGCCCGCTGCCGCTGGCTGCGGAGCACGTCGCGACGGAGGAGGCGCTCGCCGCATCCGGCCTGCCCCACACGATCCTCCGCAACAACTGGTACATCGAGAACTACGCGCAGGATGTTGCCCGTGCCGCCGAATCGGGCGTGATCGCCGCCGCCGTCGCCGACGGGAAGGTCGCGGCCGCCGCCCGTGCGGACTTCGCCGAGGCGGCCGCGGTCGTCGCGACGGACGATGCCTACCTCGGGCGCGTGCTCGAGCTCGCCGGTGACGTGGCGTTCGGCTACGCCGATCTCGCCGCTGCCGCAACGGAGATCCACGGGCGCGACGTGACGTATGTGGCTCTGTCCGAGGAGCACCTGCTCGAGGCTCTGCGTGGCGCCGGGCTGGATGAGGGAACGGCCGGCTTCGTCGCCGCGCTGGACGCGGGAATCGCCGCGGGCGCTCTCGACTCCCAGGACCACACGCTGTCGCAGCTCATCGGCCGCCCGACCACATCGCTCGTCGAGGGGCTCCGCGCCGCGCTCTGA
- a CDS encoding peptidylprolyl isomerase — protein MRARLLALPLAVAALALLAGCASAAPAPALTAQSTAPSAATETAGTCTYSAGGAAARDVTAPPTEPAVTGTVAVTLQTSAGDIPIGMDADRTPCTVNSFVSLATQGYYTDTNCHRLTTSGIFVLQCGDPTATGMGGPGYRYGDELDGSETYPAGTVAMANAGPGTNGSQFFLVYEDTRLDPDYTVFGQMDAAGIAVVQQIAAAGTDSGGGDGKPKTPVTITGVTVG, from the coding sequence ATGCGTGCCCGACTCCTCGCTCTCCCCCTCGCCGTCGCCGCCCTCGCCCTCCTTGCCGGGTGCGCGAGCGCGGCCCCCGCCCCCGCCCTCACCGCCCAGAGCACGGCCCCGTCTGCTGCAACAGAGACGGCCGGTACCTGCACCTACTCCGCCGGTGGCGCCGCCGCACGCGACGTGACCGCACCGCCGACCGAGCCCGCGGTCACCGGCACCGTCGCGGTGACGCTGCAGACCTCCGCGGGCGACATCCCGATCGGCATGGATGCGGACCGCACCCCCTGCACGGTGAACAGCTTCGTCTCCCTCGCCACCCAGGGCTACTACACCGACACGAACTGCCACCGGCTCACGACCTCCGGCATCTTCGTCCTGCAGTGCGGCGATCCCACAGCGACCGGAATGGGCGGACCCGGCTACCGCTATGGCGACGAGCTCGACGGATCCGAGACGTACCCCGCCGGAACCGTCGCCATGGCCAACGCCGGCCCCGGCACGAACGGCTCGCAGTTCTTCCTCGTTTACGAGGACACCCGCCTGGATCCGGACTACACGGTGTTCGGGCAGATGGATGCGGCCGGCATCGCCGTCGTGCAGCAGATCGCCGCAGCCGGCACCGACAGCGGCGGCGGCGACGGGAAGCCCAAGACCCCGGTCACCATCACGGGCGTGACCGTCGGCTGA
- a CDS encoding TetR/AcrR family transcriptional regulator, producing MPTAVSSRPDALRNRAALVEAATSLIARDPHASIASIAEAAGVSRRAVYGHFPDRGALVAELVRSGAERFNALAAETITDEPAPLALARLTARLWDEAAQVQVAASLALDDAHIEQTAYILAPVRRRLMAIVREGQDAGTLRTDLTAATLARLIEEAARMVITRIDAASSHARGLAVRTVLSIAGLSWRETDALLETHPELAEED from the coding sequence ATGCCCACCGCTGTTTCGTCGCGCCCTGACGCCCTGCGCAACCGCGCGGCGCTCGTCGAGGCCGCCACTTCTCTGATCGCGCGCGATCCGCACGCTTCCATCGCCTCGATCGCCGAGGCTGCAGGCGTCAGCCGCCGCGCCGTGTACGGCCACTTCCCCGACCGCGGCGCCCTCGTGGCCGAACTCGTCCGCTCCGGGGCTGAGCGTTTCAACGCCCTCGCTGCCGAGACGATCACCGACGAGCCGGCGCCCCTCGCTCTCGCTCGACTGACGGCTCGCCTCTGGGACGAGGCCGCGCAGGTGCAGGTCGCCGCATCCCTCGCGCTCGACGACGCGCACATCGAGCAGACCGCCTACATCCTCGCCCCCGTGCGTCGCCGCCTGATGGCGATCGTGCGCGAGGGACAGGATGCCGGGACGCTGCGCACGGACCTGACCGCAGCGACGCTCGCGCGACTCATCGAGGAGGCGGCGCGCATGGTGATCACCCGTATCGATGCGGCGAGTTCTCACGCGCGCGGCCTCGCGGTGCGTACCGTGCTCAGTATCGCCGGACTCTCCTGGCGCGAGACGGACGCGCTGCTCGAGACCCACCCCGAGCTCGCGGAGGAGGACTGA